Proteins co-encoded in one Gossypium arboreum isolate Shixiya-1 chromosome 11, ASM2569848v2, whole genome shotgun sequence genomic window:
- the LOC108470667 gene encoding pathogenesis-related protein PR-4-like, whose product MDKVKFVMLFVFLVSLLGATMGEQCGRQAGGALCPNNLCCSQYGWCGNTDDYCSPEKNCQSNCRSGPPPPTGEGATVRSTYHFYNPEQNGWDLMAVSAYCSTWDANKPYSWRSKYGWTAFCGPVGPSFPAVCGRCLRVRNTRTGAQEIVRIVDRCSNGGLDLDVGVFNRLDTDGVGHAQGHLTIRYDFVDCGNGFNPLLASVIDS is encoded by the coding sequence atggaTAAAGTAAAGTTTGTGATGCTGTTTGTATTTTTGGTTAGCTTACTAGGAGCAACAATGGGCGAGCAATGCGGTCGGCAAGCTGGTGGGGCCTTATGCCCCAACAACTTATGTTGCAGTCAGTATGGATGGTGTGGGAACACCGATGATTACTGTTCACCGGAAAAAAATTGCCAGAGCAATTGCAGAAGTGGCCCCCCTCCCCCTACAGGAGAAGGAGCGACTGTGAGATCTACTTACCATTTCTATAATCCAGAGCAAAATGGATGGGATTTGATGGCAGTGAGTGCCTATTGCTCTACATGGGATGCTAACAAGCCATATTCATGGAGGAGTAAGTATGGTTGGACTGCCTTTTGTGGCCCCGTTGGTCCTTCTTTCCCGGCTGTTTGTGGGAGGTGCCTGAGGGTAAGAAACACAAGGACTGGAGCTCAAGAAATAGTGAGGATTGTAGACAGATGCAGCAATGGAGGGTTAGATTTGGATGTGGGAGTTTTCAACCGATTGGACACTGATGGAGTAGGTCATGCTCAAGGCCACCTTACTATTAGATATGATTTTGTTGACTGCGGCAATGGCTTCAATCCCTTACTTGCTTCAGTTATTGATAGTTAG